The region aaacatgtttcTGCTTTGATTCAAATTCTGTTCTGCCAGCGTAAAGGCATTAAAAGCACAACCTAATGCCACAGTAAAATGCAAATCCCCAGATGGCACAGAGCTGCCAGAGATGCTTCTACATAGGGTCCTCTTCTCTGCTAACAGCACACACAGTGCCTCCTGTAGTGGGCttggaaaagcagtttttccttcCAGGTTTACAGAGAAAGTGGGGAGGTTAGCCTGTATAGCTGTTGTTTCTCTGGTGGGCTTGAGCAGACAGAATATTGGCAAGCTGTAAAACCCATCTGGAATGGCCCCATTCCAGAGCTGAATTGACCAAAATTGATGCATGGTTTTGCCCTTTTTCAAGTTGGTTACAAAAACTTCCAAGCCAAATGCTGCCTTAGGTTACATATGACTTTCGCTTTTGCATCACTGGAAATGATTGGCAAGACTATTGCTTCAAATGTCTTCACTGAGATTAGGGACTTACAGTAATAAATAGTGTTAAGATTGAGAATAAAATCAGTGAGTATCTTTGACATAGAATCTGCTAGCAGTATTCTTCTTTTATGCACCATATGTGCATAAAAAATGCTGCACCTCTCTGCTTCATGCACAATCTGTCCCTGTCTTCAGATCTTCGTATTCACTGTCTCTTTAgactgtaacttcttttgcatGATACAGCTTTCATCTGCAGGAAAGTTTTAATACAAATACTACTGTATCAGTAGAATCAAAACATTGTAAGTATTACGGCATTATTAGAAGTTGCCTACCCTTaaccaaaataataaataagtaaGTACTAATTTTGGTGCTAATCTTACAAAGTTTTTGCCTGTAAAAGGACTTCAGAATTAAGTAACAAAGAATAGAAGGTAGATTGAAAGTTAGTTAATACCCATTGGAAAGGTGAATGCAGAGATAGGTAGAAACTTTACAGGTAGTTCATTAGTCGTTCTTTAACACGCTTTACTGTTTGGAGGGTAAAAGAACAACAGCACATCTCtattaggaagaagaaaaaacagttcacaaattacagattttgttaaaaaggaaggagggaatgCAAAGGAATGCACTAAAACTAGTCAAAAGATAGAGAAGCACAGGgcagcttttttaaaaggaagcattatttttaatgcaatgttTTGTTATGTATCTACGAAAGAGCAAACTTAAGCATGTTGTAGGAGAGTACTCTCCTACGTGGTATGAAACTTCTTTCTTAACTAGGCTCAGGACTTTTCAGTGTTGCCAATCGTTCACAGTTTTCATAGCATTTTATTGCATGctctattttttcttattgtgtatgtgtgttaccgcatttgctttgttttacagtTGTACAATTTTGGAGAGACAGTTTCTATAGTTTTCTGGACAGATACATGGAAGCCAGAGAGCTTTTTTGACAAGATCGAGAAGAACAGGCAGAATGGAATGCACACACTGTGCTTACTTGGTAAGCAGCAGCTACCCTGGTTCCTTAGCTACCATCTTCCGCAGCGTCCAGAGGCAATAGTGATAGGCATGAGATGAAGTCTGTGATTAAACAAATGTTCTTAGCTAACACGTATCTTTGAAAACATACCAAAAATTGGAACGTTAGTGTATGTGTACTTAGAGTCAGTTCAGCCATTGTTCATGCTACAGCGGCCAGGAATTTCTTAAGTCCTCTTTAGAAAATCCGTAAGAAATGATGCCTTTGTAGAAGTCAACTAGGAGCAGGAGGCCTGTATTTGCTCTGAACATCACTGTGATTTTAAGCTAGATCTAGCTCAGGATCCAAATCAGATTGCAGTGACTAGCACCTATCTTTTATTGACTTAATTAGGTTAGAGCTCAACACATTTGACTTTCTGGGGAGCTAAATCGTACATTTAACCGCATTTCTATTTTGTAAGGTGATTTTTCCTAAATTATCTAAGGATGTTTTGGCAAAAGGTGATTGTCACGTGAGAAGCTTCAGTGCTGTAAAAAATCCTTGCTGATCATGGAGCTGAAACGGACTACTGCTCCCGCCTGACCACTGGCCCCAGGCTCTCCCGTGGTGCTGTCTGATCTTTACCCTACCCAACAATCCTCAGCTGAAAGCCACTTTCTGAGTAACTCTACTAGTCTAGGTAACTCCTTAAAGATGATGGAACTGCCTGCATATAAACTATGAGGCACTTGCCCATTTGTGTGTATAGTTATATACCTTTCTGTATCATCTTTTAGACACAGCTGGGATCTCTCAGTGctaaatacattaatattttaagtaaaaacaaagtCTGTGGTAACTGGAGGATCCTGAGCAGGAAACAATTTAAATGTGTAAGCATCGCTGCACACCAGACTTTCCAATGCCTTGAAAGttgcttgttttcaaaattggctaaaaatcagaattctggtaacttgttttaaagaagGATGACTTCACAAGTGTTTTAAGCAAGGATTATTACAACTATAATATGTTAAAACAAAGTATTCTTTAGATATTTTGTATAATCATTTCTACGATCtccctttaaaattttttttatacgGTAGCGAGAGagtaaaaatttcaaaactgtaaaattGCATTATAAATCTCATGTTTCAAGGACAGTTGTGGTACCTGCATCTAATTGTAGCTCACAGCTGAAAACTACCAATTTCCAAATTAATTGTTCCTTTAATACTATTTGGTCATTCTGGTCTATGTATTGATTGTTTATCCAACTAGACTAGATTACCAGATAAGCAAATGTGACATAAAAAGGTTAGTGCTGGTAAAATTCTGAACTCAAAGTGACTTCACAGACATATAAGCAATTTGGTAAACTGTGCACTAATAATCTTgcagctttgcattttaaacCCCTTTCTTCAGAGTCACTTTGGTTTAGGAGTTGATTGTGTAActtagtacttttttttttaaatcaagattaAAAATGTATCCAGCTTTCACTATGACAATATTTTGGGGGCATCTGAATACAGATAACGTTCGACTGCCTCTTGGAGAGATTGTGGTCAATTAGAGTTTCAGAAAATTGCAGATGTGCAGAGTCTTACCTGACCCCTTCCCTATTTTAGTTTTgcccaaatccttttttttttcctataacaGAAGATTGTTCTAAATTTTGATTGGGACAGGAAGGAAGTGCTAACGAAAGTCAGGTTCCTGCATGGCAGTGATGTAATCACTGTCGATCAGTCATACTGTTTTACCTTTTGTGACCACAACGTAAGAGTAGTCCCAATACCCTGGTGTGCTTAAACATGGTGGTATTTAGCTATGCTATGGTAAATATGCCTGCTATTTGTATACttagcagtatttttatttgtctgtgtTGCTCTGAAATCTGTGAAACTTGCCCTATCTTTGGGTAAAATCACATGCATAAAATCACAATACTTTGTGGTTAATTAACATATGAAACAGTAGAATGTAATCCATATTCCTTTTTCCTGTAATAGCTAAAATGTTGTTATAAAGTTTATAGAATCTGCTAATTAAATTAAGCTTTACCTACATAGAAAACTAAGTGAGAAGTTTGTAGGGAACCTGCGTTTTAATATGTTTTGTTCTTCAGATATTAAAGTGAAGGAGCAGTCTCTGGAGAATCTGATGAAGTGAGTCaccatttgaaaatatatagAAACACACAGTGTATGtacaaaggggttttttgtacAAGGAACAAAGGTGCTTTGCCCATGGTCTAATACTGAACTTACCTGCCTTCTCCTCTTGTACTTCTCAGTGGCCATGgtcttttgtttcttacaaGGAGTGGAACTTTTTTGTTCATTACAATAGGACCTGGCTTTATTTACAGTAACTGAGTGAAGTTGCAGCAGAgcatgatcttttttttaactgtttctgtGAGAAGCATTAAGTCAGAATGGGGTAAGCTTTCTGCTTGGCAAATGAAGTGTTATTTTACTACTGCTCTGTCCCATCCTGAAACAGATTAATAGCTGAAACAGTGTTCTGAATTCATTCCTCCTTACACTGGCTAGAAACAGCGTGAAGTACTGAATACATACCACCCTTTTTAAACAGCTCAATAAGCAATATATAGAAAATGCTCTTAAGTTCATTTAACTGTATTCAAAAACGCTCTTGCCACATCTTAATCAACTCTCTGCAATCTGTATGTTTTGACAGTGGCGATTATAAATGGTTCCTTTATAGACATGCTGTAACTCTGGTCTAAATTAACATTTGTGAAGTCTCACAGTATCATTGAGGTTTGTTTATTCTggagtttcaaaataaaatctgactGAATCCACAGTTGGCAAAGcaagcagcattttatttcagaatatatttCTAGTCTGTAATCATCTGCCTACAGGGCATTTGACAGAAAAACAGTAGTTTGCCCTTGAATTTAAGTCTAATGCATCTTTCAGGAGTAGCTGCAAAACCTGCATATTGCTTCCAGCAGCTCAATTTGCTTTTAGGACTCAAATGATCTGCCAGCTAGAGGCCCTGCTGTTTCACAGGTGTGGTGAGAGCACAAGAGGCTTCTGTCTTCCTTAAAAATTCCACTCTTGTCTAAAAGGCCCAGCCTGAGAGCCTGGGCCTGTTTAAGTTCACTTTGCTGGTCTAGAGGTTTCTTGAAATAAACTGTAAGAACGCTAGGGATAATGAAATGGGTTATATGTgaaatttctctcctttcctttccctgcagaggaagaaagatttATGAGCCACCACGCTACATGAGTGTGAATCAagctgcagaacagcttctTGCCATTATTCAGAACAGGAGGCTCCAAGGAGAAGAACCAGGTACTATTACTGCAATGTTTCTATCCGCTACTACCCCTCTCAAGTCACACTCATTGATCAGCCTCTGAACTCTACTCCCTTCCTCTTAATCTTGGcattctcttcctctgcagtggAATTGAGCTGCCTTAAATCCTAGTCATGAGATGGATTTGGCAGAGCTTGAACATAGTGTAGCTCAGCGAGCAGAGATGAACAAGCACTAGTGGCTCCTGGAGGTTTAGTCAAAACCTCACTTTGGTAACCCTGTACTGTTTCTAGCCATCTTTAACTGTGAGCTCTTTGATCCATTAGAGTTGCAGGAGGCGGAAGGATTCTGAGCATTTTAGATCAGTCAAGCTTCAAAAAGTTCTGCTACGTTTTATTTAGACTAGTCACACTCTGCTCTACATGAATAACAGCATGAATCGAGGTTAACCCAATGATGCAGAACTGTGATTTTGACCTTGAATTCTTAACACTTCTCAAGAGCAAACTGCGAAAGATGTTTATTGAGACCAAGGTGAAATATTTAAGTTTATTCCttaaatactgtgaaaatgaaaatcctttcattttatCCTTTACATAGAATGaatcagaagcagcagtttcCTCAAAGTGAACACAATTCCTGAATGAATTTCATATTCTACTTCTGCTGCCTTCCCATTCTTGCTTATAAACATCCCTAAcatgcagctttattttctttgaagaacaaGCTTCTTTCTAGGCCACTCCAATGATTTATTAATTAGAGGTTTAAGAAAGCAGCATTAAGGTTTAAGCATTTGGAgtactttttcctttatgaTAGGACCATTAGTCAATAAATTAAGCATTTAATCttctttcttacagaaattactgaaaacaCAATTTGTGTTGGCCTCGCACGTGTGGGTGCTCCGGATCAGAAGATTGCTTCAGGCACACTATATCAGATGTCCACAGTGGAATTAGGCGGTCCACTACATTCTTTGATTGTTACAGGCACTATGCATCCTCTGGAATTAGAAATGCTTAAGCTTTTTTCTGTAGATAGttgcagttttgaaaagaatgcatttcaaaggaccacttaaataaaaatgaggcatttaaatttttattccatCTTTAATTTCATGACAGCATAAAGTTATTCCTGTGAATATTTAGAGCTTGCCTAAGTGCAGTGAGATTGTATATTGCTTCAGAAGACAGCAATGTAGGAACATGGACCTGCTTTTACCTGAGGCTACAAACTGCAAGCTGCACCTGCTAGTATCAGCTTCTAACATGTAGACACCTCCAGAAACCTTTAAACCCCTTCGTCTGATTCAGTTCATTGACATCTACCTCAGTCTTAGGCTGATGACTAGGATAAGAAGTGCAAGTAGAGAACTGAAGAAGTGTACCAGCTATCTGTCTGGCATCACTTTGCTGTAGTACATTAACCAAGCCTACCGCACACATTGTTACAAGTGCATTTTAGAtgttaaattttgcatttcagctttcCAGAAACTTAGTAGTTCTCTCACCAATAGAAACCATTAGTGTGCAAAACCTGTTAGGTCTGTATCCGTCTTTACACTTGGGAGCGTGAATACAGACAGGTGAGAATGTTCTTTATgtctaaatgaagaaaagcaagaactcACCCTTTGGACAGTTGGTGAAACAGAGGGAGAAGCTGCATAGAATCTCTTATTTCAGAAGGCTGCAACTTAAAAATAGAACTTGATTTCTTCATATATTAATGCTAGCATTTATGAAGTGCTGGACTGCAGCAACCACAACTAACCTCAAGCCAATTCCCAGAAAACAGACTGCAAGAATTCTCTTTAAAACCAGCTAATGGATGATGGTGGTTGCTATTTCAACTAGTCTTCACAGTACATAGGACAACAAAGCAGAGCtgtatgcatatttttttttaactgaagatttATTGGAAAGAAATTTGATCCCATATCTTTTCAGCAATATAggatatttaacattttatataGACTGTATTCAAGTAGAAaagattacattaaaaatttctAATATTGCACTTGGGACAAGTCATGGCTAAGCTACTAACATTAGCATTCCAGAACAAAATCATACATAGTCTTCAGAATTTTAGTGAGCTGCCTTGTGTTATCATTAAGATTTCTTTACAGGTATTTTGATATACTATACTATTCAACTTAAGCTCACTGCTAAGAGTAATTCCTGTAATTTAAAGGTAAAGGCAAGCAATATGCTGAATGCAAGCAATATGCTGTATGCTACCAGGAATGATTTTGGCAATTTCTTCATTCACAATATTTCATACTTCAGCTAAAATACTGTAGCGATTCATTTAACTCTTGTACAAGATCCCAGCATACACATGAAAGACTTCGATGCATATGGGAAGTGAAATACACAACTCCTTTTACACATTATTTCCGCCAAATTACCACATAGGCAGGAACCTTTTGTGGCTCACTGAAACAGACAAGTAGA is a window of Gymnogyps californianus isolate 813 chromosome 8, ASM1813914v2, whole genome shotgun sequence DNA encoding:
- the DPH5 gene encoding diphthine methyl ester synthase — its product is MLYLVGLGLGDAKDITVKGLEAVRRCRRVYLEAYTSVLTVGKEALEEFYGKELILADRETVEQEADSILKEADVCDVAFLVVGDPFGATTHSDLVLRAVKLGIPYKVIHNASIMNAVGCCGLQLYNFGETVSIVFWTDTWKPESFFDKIEKNRQNGMHTLCLLDIKVKEQSLENLMKGRKIYEPPRYMSVNQAAEQLLAIIQNRRLQGEEPEITENTICVGLARVGAPDQKIASGTLYQMSTVELGGPLHSLIVTGTMHPLELEMLKLFSVDSCSFEKNAFQRTT